The following are encoded together in the Bos javanicus breed banteng chromosome X, ARS-OSU_banteng_1.0, whole genome shotgun sequence genome:
- the LOC133243440 gene encoding germ cell-less protein-like 2, translated as MGPLNSRNLQCRESGTGELQQPEAQAGPSYVSGSRKRKQSTGPSLGPESEMSHNQEEDLQQVVCTRQGKKVKIKSEYAYQTLFLNGETSDIKIRALGKVWCLHKMFLCQSDYFATMFRDSGKECHKDIIDLEINDQNINVESLQFVLGSLYRNEYVLIKPLQVPRVLATACLLQVEDLIQQCDKTMKETINVKTVCSFYAAAETYGLHSVKTGCFEWLLHNLMTHPSVELYKELSTDLMNLVISSSNLFVMQKEIDIYTTLKQWMFLRLNPGWKGTMKQLLVNANNWFSRHKEHDGSISFLETKQGIVFQPVFKNLRFQHIICDLASTKVIEQDALIPSEWLSCVYKRQWYTLLRAQQYREIGPRDITETELEEYSMRCGKRIVRDGTYAWKWSGYNFGVHLYVVFTSHFIIFKRHAFSQPYDGSICLQPQRNIAFRLTLVYFDSSGKLSFRKTTGYKILTFEKDEEQMVMKLDSVALSFPLYIFCNFLFISLENPGN; from the coding sequence ATGGGGCCCTTGAACAGTCggaatctgcaatgcagggaatCTGGCACAGGGGAACTGCAGCAGCCAGAAGCCCAGGCAGGCCCCAGTTATGTGTCTGGAAGCCGTAAACGCAAACAGAGCACCGGTCCCAGCTTAGGCCCAGAGTCTGAGATGAGTCACAACCAGGAGGAGGATCTACAGCAAGTCGTCTGTACAAGACAGGGTAAAAAAGTTAAGATCAAATCTGAGTATGCTtaccaaactttatttttaaatggggaaACCAGTGACATTAAAATCCGTGCTCTGGGGAAAGTGTGGTGTTTACACAAAATGTTTTTATGTCAGTCGGACTACTTTGCTACAATGTTTAGAGATTCTGGGAAAGAATGTCACAAAGATATTATTGACCTGGAGATTAATGACCAGAATATAAATGTAGAATCTTTGCAATTTGTATTAGGCTCGTTGTATAGGAATGAATATGTCTTAATTAAGCCCCTTCAAGTTCCAAGAGTTTTGGCAACCGCGTGCCTGCTTCAAGTAGAGGACTTAATTCAGCAGTGTGATAAGACCATGAAGGAAACAATTAATGTGAAAACTGTATGTAGCTTCTATGCGGCAGCAGAGACCTATGGGTTACATTCTGTAAAGACAGGGTGCTTTGAATGGCTTCTCCACAATCTGATGACTCATCCAAGTGTTGAACTTTACAAGGAACTCAGTACAGATCTTATGAATCTGGTCATTTCTTCTTCTAATTTATTCGTAATGCAAAAGGAAATCGATATATATACTACACTCAAACAGTGGATGTTCCTCCGCCTTAACCCAGGTTGGAAAGGCACAATGAAACAGCTTTTAGTTAATGCAAACAACTGGTTTTCCAGGCACAAGGAACATGATGGTAGCATTTCCTTTCTTGAAACTAAACAAGGCATAGTATTTCAAccagtatttaaaaatttgaggTTTCAGCATATCATTTGTGACCTGGCCTCCACAAAAGTTATTGAACAAGATGCTCTAATACCTTCAGAATGGTTATCGTGTGTTTATAAACGACAATGGTATACCTTGCTTAGAGCACAACAATACAGGGAAATTGGTCCTAGAGACATCACTGAAACCGAACTTGAAGAATATAGCATGAGATGTGGCAAAAGGATTGTCAGAGATGGAACCTATGCCTGGAAGTGGTCCGGTTACAATTTCGGTGTTCATTTGTATGTCGTCTTCACCagccattttataattttcaaacgACATGCTTTCAGTCAGCCATATGATGGCTCCATCTGTTTACAACCTCAAAGAAATATTGCATTCAGATTAACTTTGGTATATTTTGATTCTAGTGGAAAACTGAGCTTCAGGAAAACAACTGGTTATAAAATCCTTACCTTTGAAAAGGATGAGGAACAAATGGTAATGAAACTGGATAGCGTAGCTTTGAGCTTCCCTTTATATATATTCTGCAATTTCCTGTTTATATCATTAGAAAATCCAGGAAATTGA